A genome region from Danio aesculapii chromosome 2, fDanAes4.1, whole genome shotgun sequence includes the following:
- the fubp1 gene encoding far upstream element-binding protein 1 isoform X4: MADYSNVAPPSSNAGAGMNDAFKDALQRARQIAAKIGGDGVPPSPVSNDFGYGGQKRPLEDGDQPETKKVPPSDPFSAVMGGMGGPPRSISEEFKVPDGMVGFIIGRGGEQISRLQQESGCKIQIAPDSGGMPDRSVTLTGSPDAIMTAKRLLSEIVEKGRPSPAFHHNDGPGMSVHEMMIPASKAGLVIGKGGETIKQLQERAGVKMVMIQDGPQNTGADKPLRISGDPFKVQQAKDMVMDLIRDQGFREQRGEYGSRAGGGGGGDSLDVPVPRFAVGIVIGRSGEMIKKIQNDTGVRIQFKPDDGTTPERIAQIMGPPDRAQHAADIITDLLRSVQAGGPPGHGGGGGGGGGGRGRGRGQGNWNMGPPGGLQEFTFTVPTMKTGLIIGKGGETIKNISQQSGARIELQRNPPPNSDPNIKIFTVRGSPQQIDYARQLVEEKIGGPVSPMGGPHGPPGPHGGPSHGPPGPQGPPAPMGPYNPGPYGQGPPGPHGPPAPYQPQGWGNGYPHWQQGQPDPNKAAADANAAAWAAYYSQYQQQPQGPMTPTSAAPGTTQANGQGDPQAPGQSGQADYTKAWEEYYKKLGQGQPQQDYTKAWEEYYKKQGQAAPQAAAAATASQPGGQPDYSAAWAEYYRQQAAYYGQGAPQAMGGAPQAQQVHSQ, encoded by the exons ATGGCCGACTACTCTAACGTGGCTCCGCCGTCCTCGAACGCCGGTGCAGGGATGAACGACGCATTTAAAGACGCTCTTCAGAGGGCCAGACAG attgctGCAAAAATTGGAGGTGATGGGGTACCCCCCTCTCCAGTTTCTAACGACTTTGGTTATGGAGGACAGAAGAGGCCTCTTGAAGATGGAG ATCAACCAGAAACCAAGAAAGTTCCACCAAGTGATC CTTTTTCAGCTGTAATGGGAGGCATGGGTGGCCCACCAAG GTCTATATCTGAAGAGTTCAAGGTCCCAGATGGCATGGTTGGCTTCA TCATTGGAAGGGGAGGAGAACAGATTTCAAGACTGCAGCAGGAGTCCGGCTGCAAAATACAGATTGCTCCTG ACAGTGGTGGTATGCCTGATAGGTCAGTGACATTAACAGGATCACCAGATGCAATCAT GACTGCTAAGAGGCTGCTCTCAGAGATTGTAGAGAAAGGCAGACCATCTCCAGCATTCCATCACAATGATGGACCAGGCATGTCTGTTCATGAGATGATGATCCCTGCCTCCAAAGCGGGCCTGGTCATTGGAAAGGGAGGAGAAACAATCAAACAGTTACAG GAACGGGCTGGAGTCAAAATGGTGATGATTCAAGATGGACCCCAAAACACAGGTGCTGATAAACCACTCAGGATCTCTGGTGATCCTTTCAAAGTTCAG CAAGCTAAGGACATGGTAATGGATCTGATTAGAGATCAGGGTTTCCGTGAACAGAGAGGAGAATATGGCTCTAGAGCAGGTGGTGGTGGAGGAGGAGACAGTTTGGAT GTCCCTGTGCCAAGGTTTGCTGTGGGTATTGTGATTGGCAGGAGTGGCGAAATGATCAAGAAGATTCAGAATGATACTGGTGTGAGGATTCAGTTCAAGCCAG ATGATGGCACCACACCAGAAAGGATTGCTCAAATTATGGGACCTCCAGATAGAGCACAGCATGCAGCAGATATCATAACTGACCTACTGAGAAGTGTGCAGGCAGGAGGACCCCCTGGTCATGgtggaggtggtggtggtggcGGTGGTGGCAGAGGAAGAGGCCGTGGACAGGGAAACTGGAACATGGGCCCTCCTGGTGGTCTGCAGGAATTCACTTTTACTGTACCTACCATGAAAACCGGCCTCATTATTGGCAAAG gTGGTGAAACCATTAAAAACATAAGCCAGCAGTCAGGAGCCAGGATAGAATTGCAAAGAAACCCTCCTCCTAATTCGGATCCTAATATAAAGATCTTCACAGTCCGTGGGTCACCCCAACAAATTGATTATGCCAGGCAATTGGTAGAGGAGAAGATTGGA GGTCCAGTTAGCCCTATGGGTGGCCCTCATGGTCCACCTGGGCCACATGGAGGACCTTCTCATGGACCTCCTGGTCCACAGGGACCACCTGCTCCTATGGGCCCTTACAACCCTGGGCCTTATGGCCAGGGCCCACCTGGACCACA TGGACCCCCAGCACCGTACCAGCCTCAAGGCTGGGGCAATGGATACCCCCACTGGCAGCAAGGACAGCCTGATCCTA ATAAAGCAGCGGCTGATGCTAATGCTGCAGCATGGGCTGCCTATTATTCTCAGTACCAGCAGCAGCCCCAGGGTCCAATGACACCCACCTCGGCAGCCCCAGGCACAACCCAAGCCAATGGACAAG GTGACCCGCAAGCTCCAGGTCAAAGTGGACAGGCAGATTACACCAAGGCCTGGGAGGAATATTACAAGAAATTGG GTCAAGGCCAGCCTCAGCAGGACTACACCAAGGCGTGGGAAGAGTACTATAAGAAGCAAG GTCAAGCTGCTCCTCAAGCAGCTGCAGCAGCAACGGCGTCTCAGCCCGGAGGTCAGCCGGATTACAGCGCAGCGTGGGCCGAGTATTACCGCCAACAGGCAGCCTACTATGGTCAAGGCGCCCCTCAGGCAATGGGCGGTGCACCCCAGGCTCAGCAGGTACACTCCCAATAA